In Nostoc edaphicum CCNP1411, the sequence TCCAGAAGGCCACATAACCTTCAATATTTTTAGCCTTCTCCTTAGCGCTGGGATAGTACCAAGCAGCATCTTTATTGATTTGCCCATCAACTTCAATACTGTAGTAACTAGCGACACCTTTCCAAGGACAAGTAGTGTGGGTGTTACTTTCTGTGAAGTACTGCTTGTT encodes:
- a CDS encoding DUF427 domain-containing protein; this translates as MPKAIWNGTVLAESDNTVVVEGNHYFPVDTINKQYFTESNTHTTCPWKGVASYYSIEVDGQINKDAAWYYPSAKEKAKNIEGYVAFWKGVKVEA